From Phalacrocorax carbo chromosome 6, bPhaCar2.1, whole genome shotgun sequence, a single genomic window includes:
- the LOC104039609 gene encoding secreted frizzled-related protein 5, with product MVTAHRRHPPRLGGPWLLGLLVCLLLWGSPGAWASYLRRSSSCTPIPHHMALCYDIGYSEMRIPNLLEHETMPEVIQQSSSWLPLLARECHPDARIFLCSLFAPICLDRLIYPCRSLCEAVKRSCAPVMACYGYPWPEILNCNKFPADHELCIAAVSTDENSSSRRMPRASCQDCELEEVSTAREILENLCANDFAVKIRILRKNMTTTISDFDLDPSRVEVLKHGPLLRTEIPARLQQWLDIDATCVHNIMRGTHAGVFVVSGEVQSDKVVVNKAYAWQKKNRNLHQAVRRWKHHRCPEQAGRKV from the exons ATGGTCACAGCCCACCGCAGGCACCCCCCAAGGCTGGGTGGCCCATGGCTGCTGGGTCTCCTGGTgtgcctgctgctctggggcTCTCCAGGAGCCTGGGCGAGCTACCTGAGGAGATCCTCCAGCTGCACACCCATTCCACACCACATGGCCTTGTGCTACGATATTGGCTACTCCGAGATGAGGATTCCCAACCTGCTAGAGCACGAGACCATGCCAGAAGTGATCCAGCAGTCTTCCAGCTGGCTGCCCTTGCTGGCCAGGGAGTGCCACCCAGATGCTAGGattttcctctgctctctctTTGCACCAATCTGCTTGGACAG GCTCATCTACCCCTGCCGCAGCCTCTGCGAAGCCGTCAAGAGAAGCTGCGCGCCTGTCATGGCTTGTTACGGCTACCCCTGGCCCGAAATCCTGAACTGCAACAAGTTTCCTGCAGATCATGAACTGTGCATCGCGGCAGTCTCCACGGATGAAAATTCCTCGAGCAGGAGAA TGCCCCGAGCCAGCTGCCAGGACTGCGAGCTTGAGGAGGTCAGCACTGCCAGGGAGATCCTGGAAAACCTTTGTGCCAATGATTTTG CTGTGAAAATCCGAATCCTGAGGAAGAACATGACCACCACCATCTCAGACTTTGACCTGGACCCCTCCAGGGTGGAGGTCCTGAAGCATGGACCGCTCCTCAGAACCGAAATCCCTGCCAGGCTCCAGCAGTGGCTGGACATAGATGCTACCTGCGTCCATAATATCATGAGAGGCACTCACGCAGGGGTCTTCGTTGTAAGCGGCGAAGTACAGAGTGACAAAGTGGTGGTGAATAAGGCCTATGCCTGGCAAAAGAAGAACAGGAACCTGCACCAGGCAGTGCGGAGGTGGAAACATCACCGCTGCCCTGAACAGGCTGGCCGGAAGGTCTGA